The window ttatgtctggcattaaaatctccaagaatgatggtaggttcattattgatgcgatctggtaaagcatcaggtcgaagctggttcgctggggcatagagattaaaaatgtttatggaaaaatcgcctgcatatactttgacaccatgatactgcatgttaactcgactctgcaaggaaaggagtgaatgtggcaagttctttctgacatacatcacacaacagttggttgaccttaggttataagctgcatatccaggcaagtttggtggaggtgctccatctttcaatctacattcctgcaaacagatgacatcaatattcttggttgcactaatatgatgtaagtcaggcaaccgcttcctgatggaagcaatgttccatgaaaagatttgtaatgtatccattgtagtgagttattacaatctcttgctcataacatggtaaaactattatgctttgactgcagtgtgcagacacttaagagcaaatagcatagtttgtacgtctttatcttcagaacctttatttttaagcatttttcggcattttggcagccagttatgaggcaagttttgaaggcaagagttatgggcttctttctcacaaattgctggaagctgaacggagattgctgcacttttgacatcatcaccatgctcaagagcatcatcctgattacatatatttattaaacttgtcaggatctgttcaagatgctcaatttttttctggaaatttgttataatatgaggaaggtcagccgaatccaatgcctctccggaggatggcacttctgggttagtgctttctttaacacctatcaccttaacaggtaccatggttacattagtgttctctgtttcatcattcattgcaggtaggtcctgtgcatctgactcatctccaatttccagggaggttacctgtgtggtgtccgtctgactgttgtagttgtgtgtattgggagaaatgacaaactcatccccatattcaggtgtagccataggtatctgtagtggcagaccagtagttccatatgtgctagcagggatggctagctcctccacagctggtgtgtgtgatggcattctggtatcaccagaatcctttgcagtgaggtggggttctcgcacactttgcagaggttcagtctcagatctggctgtggcagactggatggccccatcctcagttaccattaaaggactgttatcaggtttacctcgaaggttgtttgggttctgactgcagtccttgtgggaaactgtaaccccaacttctttacagttaatacacttaaattttgggctgtcagggcctactgtgcattctctagtggaatgtttcccagcacacttaccacaccaagaatgtagtattccacagtctactgcaacatggccatagtgctggcatttgtaacacctacgtttagggggtaggtacacttcgatgtttaggaaacgtaaaccatgcacccagatattccgggggaggggcacaggacccacccaactggcaataatttgggattttcctttaagtcttttaggcttgatgatatgctcacttagagtcagatgggatgggtccatgcagagagggtatccaaagattatgatactgacccattttttaaagtggtgagtgtctgattgaggtcggagcagcttaatatccccataaggtgtactaagtagatcattgatcagctctttattctgttccacaaacacaaagttgtgtgtgtttttcctaaattggatccttgagttaggatgcttgtttacagcttccattagccatgcacacttagcaggcagcggggtgttgtcagggaagttcagcttaacacattcttcctttgaagacttcttgcagcctctgtgcaccaaggacgtttagtaccacattgtgtacgagtcaagtgagtctgactacgtcgacgctctagccctttctcactttttctcttttgtttacttttaaaggtctggaagctatcatcatttccatcacctgcagaaataggttcctctatgacagttgccatgtttgccagtgatgatatctggtgtaagactcacaacagaagaattcctcgcttatctttcccttatagcttatgcaagatcaaatattcactacaaagtcagaagtccaaaatagatcacaagacacaagtgctcaagttcaatgaacacctccaaccatactcaacccagaccaccaccactcaatacgacacacaccccaccaaaaacacactcagagacctcttgtatgtgtgttaataatatggtacatgtaatgatataatggatggtacaggcgaggtcttacaccatatcacaaattacaaagatgaacagagagagagagagagagagagagagagagagagagagagagagagagagagagagagagagagagagagagagagagagagagagagagagagagagagagagagagaaagtaggtaatattgagcataaaattagaattctgacatacatcacattaaacatgaggttcaaatgataacttccacttgagatatttcaggctactgccacctaatgtacctcactgaaataataatatagcagacattaCAATGAACGCTGAAGACAACCttttaccccaaccatagattgtaaacagaattactaaaaaaaaaaaaaaaaaaaaaaaaaaaaaaaaaaaaaaaaaaaaaaaaaaaactaggtaatgttacaaatgacaatgagataaatcactctggttgacttccttggtccatcctgggtaactcacacattactatgttatacatgtaggcctgcgtttttttttttttttttttttttttttacctaaatatACTTTATTCCATACAAAACTTGAAAATTAATTTACATTCTGATAAATATCCACACCCAGGTTTGTTGAGATAGAAGTGATTGAGTTTTGTTTACAAATATAAAACTGTCtaaatgtaaaatatataatGAAAAATAATTTATGCTAAATGTTGTCACCTAATTTTTGCTTGCTCTGATGGCCTGTCTCTGTTGCTTATTGGCCACAGCCTGGAAACCAGACTTAATGGGAGCAACAGAACACCTGGAATTACACTGTTCACACTGAAGAAAATAGAGGCGTGCATCCTTCTGGAGGATCGTGTCTGGTGATCGGCATGTGTGGCATGTTACGTATTCTTTAATGTATCTCCTAAGTACATTTTCTATCTGTTTTTGCTGAAATCGTCCTTTGATGATCAACTGATTACTACCATCAATACTTCCTGATGTACCCAATTCAGCAAGGAGAAACTGCAATACATGTTTGGGCATTCTGTGAAGGAGCCGACATATTTCTGCAAAGTTGGCAAAAGCTGTTTTCTTTGACCCAATCCTCACAACCTGTGGTGGTTTCATGACAAACTTTTTCTTTTCACCTGTAGCCATCTCTGGATTTTTTTCTCGGAGTTGATTAAATGCACGTTCCAATAATTCATCATACGTGTAATCATGTTCACTACCTAAACATCCATCCCCAGTCTCTAATTCTTTGTCATCGCTGTCTATTACAGATTCATCTTTAGCAATGAGGTCAACTAGcccctttttctttttaggcTTTTTCTTCTtggctttactgaagtccatgtcaAGATCAAAGTCATCAACTTCAGCTGGTTGAATTGTGACAGGATACCGATCATCTCCAGAAGTAACGCCACTTTCCTTAGTCTCTGGCAATGCTTCACTTAACTCATCTAAATTAAACATTTTTTTCTTCATCTTCTTACTCTTCTTTTTTCCAAACATTTCCATATCATCTGTTTCAGGTGTGATCTCCTTGACTTCAGGAACTTCTCCATTTTCTGGAGTGGGTGCAGGTTCAACAGGAAGGGTGCCACTGCTATCTGCTAAGGCTGCATCAAGATTAAACCcagtcttcttctttttctttttcttcaagCTGGGATCAAAGATAAACTCCTCGTCAGCCATGGTGGAGCTCAAAgttactgggaaaacctggaaaaacGAGAGAGGATCCCAGAGGTGTCGTCAGCCAGCACAGGACCGTGTATAAGGGATAGGCCTgcgaattagtaggtccagatccccagcacacgtctactcccctcaaccactcagccgagactggTTAAGAGATGAGTACTCTTAAagcctaatttatatatattttttgttaatgattttcttttatattgacagtatgaTTATGAAAACCGTTTCATTGATGGGACGAAGTATTAAGTCcacatggatgaccctgacagtcaTATGTGTGAGACTCCTATTCTCGAATTGTGATGGATGCCACTCCAGATAGTTCTTGTGGCCATTGTTCCAGaagctcatcctctggcaaataaccatgctgATCGAGTTCTTTCATCTCCATTCTTCCGTCTTCCTACatgccttatttaccaagaggacgcttactataaaggagatattactgtggacgcttgcaaactccctactgcGACCTATTGTAGTACGGGGGGAGGGGTTGTTATATCTTGGAGATTGGTTATCCTTtgatatttaactattgtaagagaatatgatcatcacttaatattatagcgcgaaagtccccgtttatagctagaatagagactttcggcattATGTAATTATctgttaaaatatataaaaaatactatGGTATTAtccctgtattattattattattattattattattgttaggtaggattatGTATATAGAgcttaagtctcggaaccatccggtgaattgttcaattgtttatgtccggctgactgacgttTGGGTCAGATGATCCAACCTGATGACAggtcaacagactggcaggtagtcagtccgctccctgctctagccttgacaactgatcgtatattggctctcttAAGGTGTAAAGTTTGAATGGGTTTGAGAATTTGACTCTAGAACTGACTCAGTTTGTTCCGCAAtgctctgaaagattcttttgatatttatattcttggacagttcagtaatccatagagatacatcttctcagacaaactcttgctttctacttcCTTTACTTccggattcaaaggtcttgttgaatcttgtatattttgtagtttgagtttacacagtcttgttaagataaagacgtaaatgttagtgAAGACTTAATTACTGGAAGAATAATTAATCTTCCCTATTAATGTgatatttccatgattttgagctaaatgtatattgtaaatttattgtacaaagtattaagttacattaactatggagagaagataaagtattgtatttaaatactttaataaatttgaatattattctatggagtttcccagttgaaattatttcccctagactctaaaataccttttaaataactcggatccaaaatcttgctgcataagaaaaaaaaaatagtaacagaccacattctgaagttctttataaaatttcttgctgtatagcccttgtgacttagcgcttctttttgattataataataatataaaatttcTTATTTGCAACACTGGCCTTACctcacactaagacaccagctggttttACCTCTCACCAAGACACCAGCTGGTTTTACCTCTCGCCAAGACACCAGCTGGTTTTACCTCTCGCCAAGACACCAGCTGGTTTTACCTCTCACCAAGACACCAGCTGGTTTTACCTCTCACCAAGACACCAGCTGGTTTTACCTCTCGCCAAGACACCAGCTGGTTTTACCTCCCGCCAAGACACCAGCTGGTTTTACCTTTTACCTAGACACAAGCTGGTTTTACCTTTTACCTAGACACAAGCTGGTTTTACCTTTTACCTAGACACAAGCTGGTTTTACCTTTTACCTAGACACAAGCTGGTTTTACCTCACACCAAGACACCAGCTTGCCTTACCTTATaccaagacaccagctggtcttaactcacaccgagacaccagctggtcttaactcacaccaagacaccagctggtcttaactcacaccaagacaccagctggtcttaactcacaccaagacaccagctggtcttaactcacaccAAGGCACCAGCTGGTTTTACCTCACACCAAGGCACCAGCTGGTTTTACCTCACACCAAGGCACCAGCTGGTTTTACCTCACACCAAGGCACCAGCTGGTTTTACCTCACACCAAGGCACCAGCTGGTTTTACCTCACACCAAAGCACCAGCTGGTTTTACCTCACACCAAGGCACCAGCTGGTTTTACCTCACACCAAGGCACCAGCTGGTTTTACCTCACACCAAGGCACCAGCTGGTTTTACCTCACACCAAGGCACCAGCTGGTTTTATTTCACACCAAGACAAAAGCTGGTTTTATTTCACACCAAGACAAAAGCTGGTTTTTCTTCACACCTAGACACCAGCTGGTTTTACCTCACACAAAGACACCAGCTGGTTTTACCTCACACCAAGGCACCAGCTGGTTTTACCTCACacagacacttttttttttttattgaaaaagacacaatacaagatataaataaataaaagaacacagtaaTCAGCCACTTGGAAATACAATGAACTAGTGTCAACCACCATCAGTCCCCAGTGTTACAATCATATTGTATTAAAGGGTAAACCATCACCAAACAATGAAAAGAGCATGATAATATCTGCTCAGAAAATGCACTAACAGAATCTAAACCTACAATACACTCCTGTTACACTGTACAATAAAACCTCCTTGCACAAAGCACTCAGAAGATATGATAAACATAGGAATAAAAACATTATAAATTACAATAATGAAACAAAAAGCAAACCTAAGCCTTCAATAAAATTGCCAAGACATACCACCATAATACGTCCTGCAAAGTGCTGGAAGCGCCTAACAGAGCTCCAGCACGGAACAAAACCATTAACACAAAGCTTACAATTTATGTCAGCGCTCACACCAACCCCCCACTGCTCTGATAAATAAGACCCTTGCACAAGTTGCACTGTAAATATCACACAACCTACAAATTTTAAAAATACAGAACATTGACCTAAAATGTTAGGCAAAACAAAGCCTATAATAAACATTACATTAGAGCATTTCACAATGGAAACCCCCCATAAACACTGGGCAAGACACATCCGCAAGTAAAAGATTTAACATTATGTATACAAGTACAATCCATACAAATAACAAAATCCTATCGTAAGGTATCAAAACGATCTAGTTACAGTACATTAAAACCTTATTTCCCTATTTGAAGCACAAAAATACATCATGAGAAGTTATACAACAAGCCTAAATCTGGCATTGAGTAACATTAACGtagaaaaaaaatacaaaacatgTAATAATTAAAGATTGTGATAGTAGGTTCATATACATATATCCCAGATTATATAAACCATGTGAAGGCTGATACCTTTTAAAGAACCATACATCAAATACATACATTTTGAATATGCTTGAGCTAAGCCAAGCAttaacaggatatatacacatatgACCATCACGTTCACCTATTAGCAATACACGACAGGCCATTGCTTGAGATTATCTCCTGCGTCGGTGTTCGACATTTATCCATTATCAGTATCACAACAACAATACAGTTATCTTAAATGTCGACCCTAAGGTACATCAGTGTATAACTAATAGAGACGAGGGTCGCCGACGTATGCCAGGGATTGCTCGAACCTCTATAGTTTCAAATTCTAACCTTAAGGCGTCATCATACTGACGACAATATTACTATAGCATGTGTCGTTTCTGCTACACAAATGATGTGTATTATGAGAGGTTAACGTACATTTTATTCGATCTATTCACTTGGCAAACAATATAACATAAAAAAAATTTCTAAGCCCCGGTTCGTTCTCGGGtgtctctggtggcctggtggttaacgctctcgcttcacacggcgagggcctgggttccattcccagccagagtagaaacattgggcgtgtttctttccacctgttgtctatgttccccatcagtaaaatggtacctgggtgttagtcgactggtgtgggtcgcatcctggtacactgacctaatttgcccgagatgctcagcataacaagtggctttctatgtagtagtatgtcattgttgtcagctaggactgtataccatgtacatgtacttgtagtaaataaagattattattattattaatattctaGACCTTACATGACCTTACATGACCGCCCCTTCCCAATGTTTCATCATTATTCCTCACCATTTCGAATCCAACCGTCACTCTCGCTCACACAAGAAAAGGCCAGCCACGTCTACCCTCTATGGTACTAATGCCCATAAATTACGAACATGAAAATTACAATATCCCACTGAAAAAGTCGAAAGCCATCTACCCCCAGCAATCTCTCTATTCCTCTGCTGTATACCATAAAAAATTGCTGCCAGCGCCCTGATCCTCTCTCTTGCTGATACGTGTCTGCAGGCCCATGAAGTATATACAAAGTCAGTGACTAGATATCCAATTGCCCTTTGAACCGGCAACCCTACCTCCCCTACATCTAGACTTAATGCTCTTAAGACACTaattccctcacctcccaccatctgTATAACTCTGCTAAACCACACTCTTTCCGCTTCCAATCTCTGACAAAAAAACACTGCGTGGAAAGCCGTGTCAagatccccacacacacaacgctcCTTACCCACTTGTACACGTCTATTCGCTAAAACCTCCACGGAAGGCAATATATTGTGAAGGAATTTAAACATGACCTCCCGTACCCCGGCCCTCAATCGTAACTCCTTCAAGTGACCCCAAATATCACGCCATGCATGCATTGGATATATACCCTCTACGCTagccaccccctccctctctcccacccttgcCAGTTTTCTAATCTTGATTTGACTTGGATCCCTTGCATAAATTAAAACCCTCAGCATGTTCTCGCATCTCGTAACATCCCCACCATTCATCCATCGTACCAAATCCCCTCGAATCCAATTCAAACCTCTACCAACCTCCGACCCTCACGCAAATAACTATGTTTAATGTACATACCTAATATTCTCATGTGCAGATTCATTAACCGCAGTCCACCCCGACTAGTCGGTAATTACAAAACATCTCTCGCtaaccaatcacaacctgaaccccataTATATCTAAATACACGCTTCAATAAACGTTTCTCATCACACAACTAACGGATACATACTTACCACATGCCACAACTTACCAAACAAAAGCACATTTGCTACAATTACACGCTGATGCAAAGTTAAGCCTCCTGCACGCAACCCCGCCAAGCGACCTAACACCCTATCCACAACCTCACTCGAATTAACCTTCCTCGCTTCCTGAATGTTTCTCATATGAACAATTCCACATACCTTGATGTGATTTACTAAAGGCCAACCCTCCTCCTGACCTATGTCTCCACTAATGCTATCTCCCACGTGCATAAGCATTGACTTATCCTTATTGACCATCATCCCCGTTGGTCTCCCAAAAAGTTTTACCAATTCACCTACTTTTCGTAAATCCGGTGATCCCCTATATAAAatcgtggtgtcatccacatagcctACGATTCCCGCTTTTATCCCCACCCTTCCTCGCATTTCACCCTCATTCACACCCTCCTGTACAGCTCTGAAAAAAGGATCATGAAGTAACGCAAAAAGAATCTGTGATACAGAACACCCCTGTCTTAAACCACGTTTCATTCCAATTAAATTCCCTAACCTGCCATTTATCTGTACCCTAAACATAGCCTGCTTATACAAAGCCATCGTCCACCTTACTATTTCCTTCCCGAATCCCTTCACTGCATGAACTTCCATAAAGCCTCACGTTCCTCACAATCGTATGCCACATGCCAGTCCAAAGCCAGTATTCCCCCTGCATTACCCTGCCCACTTTCGTCAATGAACCTGCGTATAATACCTTGCCCCACACACATTGATCTTCCGGGTACCCCATATTGCCCTTCATCCAAAACCTTCTCTAATACCCTTTTAATTCTATTACCTAACATTTTCGCAAATattttataatcaccacacattaaTGTTATCGACCTATAATTTTGGACTCAGTTCCCCGTAGCCTCTTTTGGAATCATAACCACAATGGCTGTTCTTTGTTGTTCCCCGAGTCTTCTGCTTGTTTTCATTTCGTTAAATAATACAACTAGAAAGTCGCGTAGGCATTCCCCGTTTTCCTTATAGAAATCACAAGGGATACCATCGATCCCCGGTGATTTCCCAGCACTCATACTCTCTACCGCTAGTCTAACCTCCTCCTCACTTATGCTTCCATTCAAATTTATTCGATCCTTATTCTCTAAATCACAACATAGCCATTCACCCATTTTTTCTAGCACCTCCTTAGAGATCCCCACATTCTCATATTGCGATTCGTACCATTTATCCACATAGCATCTCATTCCCTCAGTTGTCGTAATGTACTGTCCCCTGCTATACGCCCCCATTTGCTCGTGCACTTCCaatcccattaattctgtcgccCTTCGGCGTTTGCTCTGCTCCTGCAGGACAACCGCCGAAGGGCGATCTCCCCATAATACCTCCTGTATGCCACTCGCTATCTGCGCCGCATCAAAATTATGATTATGGATATCCCCTATCATGCGCTTTAAGTTTTCAATTTCCACCACCGGGTACACCCCCGTACCATTCACATAACAGTCCTGCAGTTGGTTTTCCAGATAAGACAAAGTTCCACGTTGCATTTTTCGTTCCTCTACCCCACTCCTCTGATAGAAGTCTCTCACCTTCCTCTTGCCAATCGTGTCCCACCACTCAATAATATCTCTACCTACCCTACGGTTATCCCACCATTCCTTCCATACACTCGCAAAAGATTCTCTCACGCTCCTTTTACACATTAACTCAACATTCATTTTCCAGAAACCTCTGTACCGCCTCGGTAATCCCTCCCAATCCACGTTCACCATGACTCCTCTATGGTCAGAGAAACTCACATTTAGAGCACAAACGGTTCGAACCATGATTCCCCTAGAAACATATTTGCGGTCCAATCGTGCTGCATACTCCCTCCTAATAAACGTATGCACACTCCTCCCTACCTCATCCCCCCCCCTACATCAAAGACATTCACACCCCGCAGTAAGTCCCCtaaaaaacttgaaaaaaaaaacttcccctAGGTTTGACATCCTTGCGGCGATCAagacaattccaatctcccccaatGATTGTGACGGCTGGCAGCGACCTTAAATGATACACCAAAACATCCCTTAAAAAAAAACGTTTTTTATTCGCATATCACTTTCCCCTGGTCCATAGACGCCGATGAATCCCACCTGCACACCACCCCATGccccaaccacccacaccaccctcccctcctccccaaccTCACAGGTGTGTAAAGAAAACGGGCTGGCCTCTTTTATTAACACTGCCACACCTTTCAATTTGCTAGAACTGCCCATGTACACTACATATTCAGGAATTATCTATTCCCCGGGAGATTTGTGATTGTGTTCCTGTAAAAACACAATGTCAGGAACATGTTTCCTCAAAAACGCCACCAGACAGTTACGCTTGTTGTCtgatttcaaaccattaacatttagTGTAATACACCTGAAGGTTTCATTGATGGTTTACCCTTAGATATCCTAACACTCTTAACACCTTTGTGATtctctccacttcttcccccacGACCTCCTATGCCTTCCTCTCTATCTTGGTGAACATTGTTGGATCCGCCCACTCCTCTACGGGTCTCATCGtgccatgtctttttccccgatCTTTGCACGGGAGTTAGAACGTCGTCACTATCCGTCGTCACCACAGCCCTTTTGCGACAGCCACGATCGATGATCATGTCAACTTCGGATCTATCATCCCTGTGTACCTCCACAGTCACAACCTGGTGTTCTACAGTCGGCTTTCTgacacctcctcctccctcttgtaCACTGACATCCTCCAGCCCACCCTGGAGTCCATCAGCTGTTGAAGCTTCCAACAAAACGTTTAAAGCCTCTCGAATGCATGCCTCCATGTCATCCTGGGCGGGTGCGTATGCATCCTCCAATGTCGCCGACACCACGCCTACGTCCTCCTCCACACCCGGTAGAGTTACGCAGGCAGGTGACTCCTCTGTCTCcccctctacctcctcactctacAGTTTCCCACTCTGTGCAGCCCCAGCATATGACTGCGGTACTGCTGTCACCTCCTTCCTCGTCGCGACCTCTGGTCTTCCACGCCTCGTCGAACATTGTGCTGTAATGTGGTCATACACCCCACAGAGTCTACACGTGCGCCTTTGACCTGAATGTGTCACATACACTTGCGTTCTGAAGTCCTCCATTACCACATACGACGGTATAGGGTGCTTAAGGGACATTTTCAAAGAAAACGACCCTTCCGGCATGCCAACAAGGGGGCCATCAGGCCAGTGTCCCAACGCCGCCAGATGCACGGTGCCATAACGGTCAAAAACGTTCCTTAAATCGCTTTCGTCCGCTTCAAAGTGTACGTTGcgcaccttcacccatgtgtaaaCACGGAAGACATCTCGAAGGCGGACGGTAACACCAGGGTTAACGGTCTTTATCACATCCTGGTATTTAGCAACCATATTCTCATAGGTGCAGCCTTGTCTGAATTTGACGAATAACCTCGT is drawn from Cherax quadricarinatus isolate ZL_2023a chromosome 93, ASM3850222v1, whole genome shotgun sequence and contains these coding sequences:
- the LOC128703448 gene encoding eukaryotic translation initiation factor 2 subunit 2 — encoded protein: MADEEFIFDPSLKKKKKKKTGFNLDAALADSSGTLPVEPAPTPENGEVPEVKEITPETDDMEMFGKKKSKKMKKKMFNLDELSEALPETKESGVTSGDDRYPVTIQPAEVDDFDLDMDFSKAKKKKPKKKKGLVDLIAKDESVIDSDDKELETGDGCLGSEHDYTYDELLERAFNQLREKNPEMATGEKKKFVMKPPQVVRIGSKKTAFANFAEICRLLHRMPKHVLQFLLAELGTSGSIDGSNQLIIKGRFQQKQIENVLRRYIKEYVTCHTCRSPDTILQKDARLYFLQCEQCNSRCSVAPIKSGFQAVANKQQRQAIRASKN